TGCCGGCAGGCGATGTACATGCCTTAAACGGCGTCACATTTTCGGTGATGCCGGGTGAGTTCGTGGCCATTATGGGTCCGTCCGGTTCGGGAAAATCCACCCTCATGAACATGATCGGGTGTCTGGATGTCCCGACCAAAGGCGGGATGTACATTGACGGCCGCAGCGTCAACGAGATGACCGACGATGAACTGACCATTCACCGCCGCGATCACATCGGTTTCATCTTCCAGAAGTTCAATCTGATCGGCCTTCTGACCGCATACGAAAACGTCGAGTATCCGATGATTCTCCGGTACGGCAAGCGTGATGATACCGGTCGCCCCAAAGAACTGCTTGCAAGTGTCGGCATTGATGAGGCAAAGATGACCCACACACCGTTTGAGTTGTCCGGCGGTCAGCAGCAGCGGGTGGCAGTTGCCCGCGCCCTTGCAAACGATCCGGCCCTTCTCCTCTGCGATGAACCGACCGGAAATCTCGATTCGAAGATGAGCGAACAGATCATGGCACTGCTCCGCGACTTAAACACCCGCGGCAGAACGATCATCATGGTGACGCACGATCCGCATACGGCAACGTATGCGGATCGTACCATCATCATCCGCGACGGGGAAATTGTGAATGCGTGACAAACTATTTTCTCCGATAATCTTCGATCTGTCGGTGCGCAACCTGCGGCTGAACTTTCTCCGCAGTCTTCTTGCGATGATCGGCATCATCATCGGCGTTGTTGCCATCACCTCAATGGGGATGACCGGGGCGGCGTTTTCCGAAGAGCTGACCGGATCCCTTACCGGTACCTCAAACTCGATCACCGTCTCCGGCATCTCCAGTACCGGCTCTGGTCCGAACTCCTACATGACTGCGGGACTCTCCACCAAAGATCTGCGAAACATTGAGTCTGCGGTCAAATCCGTCACCGAGAATTATGTTCTGATACCGATGTACACCGGCTATGACATGGTCCGGCCTGCGGGTTCGGATGAACGGATGCAGGCATCCATCTACGGACTGAATGCCGCAGACATTGCGGATCTGGTAACGGTTGAGGAAGGCAAGATTCCGACCGGCAACAACGGTGTTCTCATCGGCCGCCAGCTTGCCGACGATTACAGTCTTTCGGTCGGCAGCAGGATTGAGATTCCCCAGCGCAACAGCAGTACCATCTCGGTGCGGGTTGTGGGCATCATGGAAAACTCAGGCTCAATGACCTTTACGTTCTCCACCGACAATGCTATCATCGGTACAACGGACTGGTATGAGCGGTTCCATGAAACCGGGGGTCTTTACTCCTCGGCAATGATCACGGTGGACAATCTGGATGATCTTGATCCGGTCATTGCCGCAATTGAGGCGAAGATGAACGGCCGCACCGACCGGACGACGGACGATACCGTTCTGATCAGTGACGCCCGGCAGTTTGTGGAGTCGATGCAGGAGTCAATAGGCATGATCTCCGTCTTCATCATGGCGCTTGGCGGCATCTCGCTCGTGGTCGCTGCGGTCTCCATCTTCAATGTGATGCTGATGAGCGTAAACGAACGCATCAGGGAGATTGGTATTCTCCGCAGTATCGGAACCCTGCGGTATCAGATTCTGCAGATGTTTCTGTATGAGGCGGCGATCATCGGATTTATCGGTGCGGTGA
The nucleotide sequence above comes from Methanocorpusculum vombati. Encoded proteins:
- a CDS encoding ABC transporter ATP-binding protein; the encoded protein is MSASVPVVELRDVYKIYHMPAGDVHALNGVTFSVMPGEFVAIMGPSGSGKSTLMNMIGCLDVPTKGGMYIDGRSVNEMTDDELTIHRRDHIGFIFQKFNLIGLLTAYENVEYPMILRYGKRDDTGRPKELLASVGIDEAKMTHTPFELSGGQQQRVAVARALANDPALLLCDEPTGNLDSKMSEQIMALLRDLNTRGRTIIMVTHDPHTATYADRTIIIRDGEIVNA
- a CDS encoding ABC transporter permease, with translation MRDKLFSPIIFDLSVRNLRLNFLRSLLAMIGIIIGVVAITSMGMTGAAFSEELTGSLTGTSNSITVSGISSTGSGPNSYMTAGLSTKDLRNIESAVKSVTENYVLIPMYTGYDMVRPAGSDERMQASIYGLNAADIADLVTVEEGKIPTGNNGVLIGRQLADDYSLSVGSRIEIPQRNSSTISVRVVGIMENSGSMTFTFSTDNAIIGTTDWYERFHETGGLYSSAMITVDNLDDLDPVIAAIEAKMNGRTDRTTDDTVLISDARQFVESMQESIGMISVFIMALGGISLVVAAVSIFNVMLMSVNERIREIGILRSIGTLRYQILQMFLYEAAIIGFIGAVIGGVLSLIAAAVVISLMLGNISLILSPSVLLYVPYGILIGVAVCLLSGLYPAWKAANLNPVEALASD